The genomic region CGTCGTATGCGGGTCCCATGAAGTTAATCAACAACATATTCAACTCGGATCTTGCTTTCAATCTAAGGAAGGAGGAGGATTCTTTGCACAATGGTGAAAATGGTGAGGTTGGTGTTTCGGGACGGGACTATGCTTTGGTTCCGGGAGAAATGTGGTTACAGGCTCTGAAATGGTGAGTGTTTTTAAGATTGGTTTTTAGCATAATCTGATCAGACACTGTTTTCCTTTTGATGTTAAATAGTTTGAATAGGTGGTTCTACTATCCACTGTGGCTTGAATTCTTTTTGATTTCCTAATGGGGTTGAATTGTGTTTGAGTCTTCAGGCAATGGATATTAATTGGATTGATAGGAGAGAAGAGGAAAGAATGGAATTTGCATGAGACGAGTGAATTAAAGTAAAGTTTGATTTCTCTCCAATTGTTTGGATTAGAGAAGTCATGGGGGGAAGAATGATATAGTTTTACTATACTAAAGGTTTTGGTCCAAGTCTTTACCTTTTGAAAGATCTTAATATctgtgtaattatattttctatGTTATATGAACTATCTGGTTCCTATCTGATATGGTTGTGACGCCTCCATTGCTCCTTCAAACAACAGCAGACTAAGTTAATGTAAAACTAGGCCAACAATTCTTGACATGTGAGATTATCCTACTTTGAAATTCTTGCAGAACACCCTGATATATTTCACTACAGTTCCTTCTTTGTGTAAACTATGTGGTGCCATGacatttttaaatgaatttagcttaagatctgctttatgaaattttatatcATCTATAGTCCAACTGAATTAGGGGGCCTACCACTATGCTGAAATTTTTATGACAAGACTGCAATTATTCTATGCTGGAAACTTTTAGCACACATTCTCAATCTTTTAGATTCCAAGGTTGCTACATCATCTATATCAAATTATACTTGTCAGTATTAGAAGAGCAAGACCTCCTTTAGAAAGAGTGATCTTTTTAACCTATCCACATTAAATGTGAAGTCAATTTCATTCTGAAAATCTTTACTTAATGATCAGAAGATATTGACAATTTGCAATCAGCTTTTATGCATCATGTCCttctggttttcttttttttttggttcctTTGGGTTCAGGGATATTTGCATGGCTTCTTCTTCCATATTCACTTGCTTTTTATACATCTGGTATTTGCCACTTAATTGTATGAATTTTAGAATGAAAACCAAAGTTTGTTTGATTTACTAAATGTGATTCTTGGAAATCTGTTCTAGTGTTTGATAAATCAATTCTATGTGGCCTTAGAAACTAAGAAGAGCTTAGTAGTATCTCTCAACTCCTACTTTGTGCTGTTCCATGCAGGCATAGTGATGCAAAAGTTGCAGCAAAAGGTGGAAAAAGCTTTTCAGCTGCTGAAGATGACATGGCAGATGTCTATCCCTTGCAGCTAAGGCTTTCTGTTCCACGGGAAACAAATTCATTGGGAGTCAAAATTAGTAAAAAGGTAAGTTCATTTAAGTAGCCAATTGTTCTACTTTTGGTCTGTGAAGATGTATCACACTAGGCTAGCGATAGTTTTTATAATGTATAGAGGCCTAGACATTCTCACATTCTGAcctgtttttaatttttatattcaattttcaaatgatcaatctgtTAATTTTAAAAGGGAAATAGAGCATCATGGCATAATACAAAAGGTGTATGTTCAATTTTCACTCAGGAAAGGGGCTTGGCATATTTGTTCCATGTTTGTTATAAAGGCATAGTTTCAAAATAATTAGTTCCATTGAACCAGTCCTATTttaataatcttttaattaactGGACTAAGTGATTCCTGATTTGAGTGCACATGTTGTATTTTGAAACGACACAGTATGAAACTTCATGATTGACAGATGAATCAACTCtgtataaatataatttattgattCATAAGATTTTGCTTGCATCTTGGGATTTCAGATGTTCTTACCATTAACGCAATACTATAATCATTGCTTAGTTTGTAGTTTTCTCTGTTGTAATCACAAGATGCATTTCTCATTAATATTGTATCCAGTTTGATTTCTCAAGCTTGTTCATTTCTGAATCATTAGCCCTCCTTCATATTATTGGATCCCCTTGGTTATGTTCTTACATTATGTTTCACTCTTTACAGGACAATGCAGTGGAACTTTTTAGAAGAGCCTGCAAAATCTTTAGCGTAGATTCTGAGCAGGTACTTTTTCAAATCATTAgggaggattttttttttctgttgaaATGGATGGCCATCTAAGTTTCTTGATTGCACAGTTACGCATTTGGGACTTTTCTGGGCAGACAActctatattttgtgaatgacAGAAATAGATTTCTCAAAGATTGTCAACGCCAGTCAGATCAGGAGGTAAGAGgtagatttttatttatttttttaaaatgagatattattttttattgattcaTTTGTTTGATGCTGTGCAATCTCCCTCACACGTAGGTTTGTAAAAACCACTTCCTTTACTATTGTGCTTGTGTGCATGTCTTGCGTCTATATAAGAAGTTCAACTTTTTAGAAATTGCTTGTACTTGCCTAAAATAACCATTCAAGTATTTAGAATCTTTGAGTAAAAACACTTCCATCCTGTTTTACCTATAATTACTGTTcagtataatatttttaggaaaTATACTTCCCATATAATTTCTACTGATTAGTGCTAATAGAACCAATTCACAAATATTGCCTTCCATCATTTGATTTACACTCCAATGTTCAGCTAAACTACCTGGTTTCCATCATATGGGGCATattgaaaaaggaatattgtaaGAATCCTTTAttcagaaaattaaaactacatgagattatttttaattttgagacAAGGTCTTGACATTTGAGTTTCCTTTAGGAGAGTTTAATGTTTCTTTATGCTTATAAGAGATATTCTAGCTTCACAATGTTCTGTTTCCTTTTCCCATTtgatcaattttttctttatggtACAATTTGGGCCACTTGTTATATTTCAACTATTCCTACCatatactattattttttctttgattgacatgattatttatttgattactTAATTATGCTAAAATTTCTAGAAATTATTTCACATTAAATTTTGAGCCCCAAAAAGGTAGATTTCAGTTGCATTCTAAATCAATATATGTAACCTCATGAGGGGAATTTTTATATACCTGAAGTCCTTTTACTGTGAGTCATTTTTTTATACCATAAAAGCATTTGTATATTTGGTAGGATAAGAGAATGAATGTTAAGATGATGCCAACTGTGATTTGGACCACTGCATGGCAAAAGTGTGAATCGATCTCAAAGCAAGGGGCACATGATTTTCCCCCTTCATGTTAATATACTGCTCTCTAGCTGCTTTCTTGTTGGTCTTTAATTGGAATATCATATAAATCACTTGTCTTGCAAATCATTAGTTGTAATTTTGATGCATGCCAGTAATGTTTTGTTACTTCTGTTTATCTGTAGATTCTCCTGGAGTTGCAAGTCTATGGGTTGTCAGATTCCATGAAAGgtagagaaggaaaaaaagatgaaatgtCAGGACAACATCCTACAAATTGCTCTTCTGGTGCTTCAGTCATGATAAATGGTTGCACTGGCACTGCAAATTCCACTTCATTTGGTACTAATGCTTCAACATTCTGTGGAAGATCTGGAGAAGCTGGTTCTTTGGGATTGACTGGATTACAAAATCTCGGAAACACTTGTTTCATGAACAGTGCCATTCAGTGCTTGGCTCATACACCAAAGATGATTGACTATTTTCTTGGAGATTATTGTAGAGAAATAAATCATGACAATCCTTTGGGCATGAATGTATattctatttcttttaatcCCTCTGCTTTCATGtttcattatatttaataaattttccaGTATAGTGAGAAGTCCAAACTGTTCTTAGTTGTATGCACCCTTTGAAGCATGCACTTTTTTCAGGGTGAGATTGCTTCAGCTTTCGGGGATCTATTGAGGAAGTTATGGGCCCCTGGAGCAACTCCTGTGGCACCAAGAACATTTAAGGCAAAGCTTGCTCGTTTTGCTCCGCAATTTAGTGGCTTCAATCAGCATGATTCTCAAGTCAGTGAacattctctttctctcaatacttgactttttttttcctcaggTGGGTGATTGTAATGTGATACATATTCcatgtttttgtttattaatttgatgtgTGTTATATCTTAGGAACTTCTTGCTTTTTTGTTGGATGGACTTCATGAGGATCTAAATCGTGTGAAAAGCAAGCCTTATGTTGAAGTGAGGGATGGTGAGGGTCGACAAGATGAAGAAGTAGCTAATGAATATTGGCAAAACCACCTGGCTCGTAATGATTCTATCATTGTTGATGTGTGCCAGGTAATTCCTATTTTTCCTCTTGTTCTATTTGGTTCTGAGTACTcatggtgaaaattttatttgactaGTTAGTTATTTAACTTTCATCCTTTTGAACTCCTAAAGCTATTGAttctgagaaaaaaaaattgcaagattttaagttggaaatggCATAAAACAACTTGATAACTACAAGGAGTAGATAGCATccaatttcttctcttttagaGGAGGGGGGGGAGGGGGGGTTAATAGGGAGATCATGATAGCATACATCTTGGAAAATTAAGTATGTACatttgtttttatgttgttCTTGTAGAATGATATAATTGTGGCTTATAGATGAATCAATTGTTCTATTATTGCATGGTTGATTTTGTTTAGTTTatggaataaaaaataagacttATTCCAGAATCCAGAATATTGTGAAATACCTCAGGCAAGCTGGATTTAATGTGTATACTATTTTAAATAACACTTTGTGTTTCAGTATAAAAGTAGGTGGTTTTTGCTTGTATTTGTTGAATAGTTTATTATTCCACATAATTCTTGTCATGATTATATTTCATTGCAGGGTCAATTTAAATCAACATTAGTTTGTCCAGAATGCAAAAAGGTCTCTATAACATTTGATCCATTCATGTACCTGTCACTACCTCTACCATCAACAACATTGCGAACAATGACTGTAACTGTCATCAGTACTGATGGAACTTCTCAACCATCTCCATTTACGATTACTGTCCCAAAGAGTGGGAGATTTGAAGACCTTATCCAGGCTCTAAGTGTTGCATGTTCTTTGGGTGCCAATGAGACCCTTCTGGTGGCAGAGGTATATTGCATTGTTTACAACATCTGAATATGTTTGATTGTAATGTTGTTGTTATGCTTATACATATTTATCTAAGCCTGTAACCATTAATTTATATGCAGATATATAACAACCGGATTATACGTTTTCTCGAAGAGCCTGCTGATTCTTTATCCTTGATTCGAGATGATGACAGACTGGTTGCTTATCAGTTAAATAAAGACATGGTCAAAGCTCCTTCAGTTGTATTTATGCATCAGCAGATGGAGGAGTAAGTTTGTTTAATTCCTAGCTTGACAATGCTTTCAGCTCTCAGCATCTCTCCCACTTTCTTGTTCATgatttacattttattttcatgtgtGCACGGTGTatgtctttgtttttttggaCTTCGGGGAAGGGGGATCTGAACTCTGCTCTTTAAGCAGTGAGATCATACACCcaccaatgagtcaaatgcttgGATGCATGCATGGCGTATGTCTTGTTTTACttcttgttaaaaaaaatgttctgaggttgtttaaattgaaaattaagtaATGTGGATTACATGTGACTACCAAATTTTGCTGTGACTGAtacatattttatatttatgtagGAAGATGTTTGAGGCAAAATAGATGCCTGTCAAGTTATCCCATAATTGCATCTTTGCATGTTCATTTGGGATTTTGTTGCATCTCCTTGTTGTGTTATCTAGTTTAACAGCTTTGCAAACTCATTGACCAATCTTTTGTTGTAGATTTGAtagaatatgatttttttcatGCAAGCTAAACCTTGCTGCTTGCTTCATAAGGGAACACTTTTTGGGATGGCTTTATGGGTCTTATAGGTATGACAACTAAGGTTGAACACCATTCATGCTTGATCTTAATAGTAGGAAATGATGATAggttttttttgtcaattctAGTTTACCTCTCAACATCAGTTGGGAAAAAAAGATGGTAGATTCACttgattattaaaaaaatttaatatgtcGAGTGTTATAGGTAATCTAGTTGTTTGGTCTGTTACCTCCAAAAGACATAAAACACTCATGTGGGTTGTACCTTTTTTcctgtttcttcttcttgttactttttttttctgtacTTGTTGATGATCCACTATGATTGGCAAGAtaaattttacttaaaatcctacttcttgttttcttttgactTTAAAAAGTCTACCACATACATCTGCACAATGAATACTTTGagtttgttttgaaaataccAGTTAGTTTTGGTTGGTATCTCTTATAACCTAAACTTTATGATATTTTCTACTTTCAGGCAGTACATCCATGGGAAACTGACCTCAAGTTGGAAGACATTTGGAATTCCTCTTGTAGCAAGGCTTTCTAATGTTGTCAATGGATCTGACATCCATGGTCTGTATCTGAAATTACTAAATCCATTTCAGATACGGGCTGAAGAAGTCTTAGATGATTGTGATACCTCTGAGAGCACTGCAGTTGAAGACATTTCTCAGAAAGAGCATGGATCATCTCCTGTTTCAAATGGGTTTGAAAAGCACCCTGATGCAAATGGGGTTGTCTCACCCTCAGAGTGTGAATTACAGTTTTACTTAActgatgaaaaaggaatagtCAAGGAATCCCAGATAATTATGGGTGAAACAGTACCAGCTGCAGGAGTGTCTGGGAGGTTACATGTGCTAGCTTCCTGGCCagaaaaatatgttaaagAGTATGATACACAGCTGCTTAGCTCTTTACCGCAGATTTTTAAGTCTTGCTTTTTCACAAAGAGACCTCAGGAATCTGTTTCTCTGTATAAGTGTCTTCAAGCATTCTTGATGGAGGAGCCCCTTGGACCAGAAGACATGTGGTCAGTGTCTACATTTTTGCTCTTTAACTTTGCATAAGAAATGTTTTGCATCTTAAAAAGCTATAATTTTTGTGTTACTTATTTGGGAGGATTAACGTCTATCAGCCAGTAAGTTGAATTCTGTTTTGCTGATTATTTTTAACCTTCGCAATGTTTTCTTGTTTCTGCTTTGCCTTCTGATAGAAAACCTTGCATGCAGGTCTTGACTATTGGAAGCTGCAGTGCCCCTTTTATGAACTAATAGCTTATCCATTAATATACTATTCATCAATAGCTTCTTTCGATTTTAGATTGAATAATATCTGCTCATACTCTATTTTCTTATGTTTTTTAAAGCTAATTTGACTTTTCTGAGGCCTGCTAACTTCTGATGCTTTGGCTTTAAGTCCCTGTATTTCTTTGCAGAATTGCcattaaaatccctccataCATCCTCTAATAAGTTGTTTATATGAGTACTTGAAACATTGGCctattttatatatgaatgTATGCATGTATATAAGAAAAATTGGCTATTAATCTCCATCAATAGCCCTCCTCATCAACCATCAACTTTTCTTGTGGATATGTTGCTTCTTGACATTGTCTTTCTAATGCCTGGTCTTAATCAATGTAATTTTAGGTACTGTCCAGGGTGCAAAGAGCACCGTCAAGCCAGTAAAAAGTTGGATCTTTGGAGACTGCCGGAGATTCTGGTTATTCATTTAAAAAGATTCTCATATAGTCGATTCTTGAAAAACAAGCTGGAGACATTTGTTGACTTCCCCATTGATGATCTTGATCTGTCAAATTATATTGCTTATAGGAATGGTGAGTTATCTAATCGTTACATGCTTTATGCTGTCAGCAATCACTATGGAAGCATGGGAGGTGGCCATTATACTGCATTTGTCCATGTAAGTGAAGACctaaaaatcttatttatagtttccataaaaaatatgaatttgggGAGCCTGTTCgtgattttttattaaagaaaatctTATTTCATATTAATCATGATTGAGCTAACAAGAGTACAAGGATAGCATATTACCTTCATGTGTATGTAGCATGTGGTGCATGTGGTATTTTATGCTGTGGGTTTGCTCAAGTGGAAAGAACAACACACACAAACAAACTCATACATCCTTATGTTGCCGTAAACATCAAACCTGTCTCAGTGAATTGATATCCGTGGTGATCAGTCCCATTGTTGGAACATTGGTCAGGGTACATGAACCTTTTGAAAGAATGCAAGGATCTGGATCTAGACCACAGGCATAGAACCTTCTCAGTTTGTGACCGTAAGACCTGAGAGTATGCAAGATTTTAGTTGGAtgattaaacaaattttagcATTTGAGCTAGCTAATTTAAATCTTGTTATTTACTTCTCTGTTCTGCACATGTTGGAGGACTTTGTTACAAATCCTTTTCAAGCAGTCAGCTACTTTCAACTTCAAATGCTCTTTTCCACACTTCTCAAGTACCAAACCCTCTCCCGACCCCCCAAAAAAGGTGTCCAAAATCCTTTTTGAACTGGGTCTCATAATGCAGGCTCGTTTCAGAAGAGGATATACATAGATAAGTGCCAATAGATTACAATGGGGGAtactgattattttttatttttgggaaGGCAAACTGATTAATTTGTTTAGcatgaaatataaaattttcccCCTTTCAATTCTAAGATTTTGTGAAAAATGATTGCATGTGTACTTGATTGTGTGTTGGTACTGCTGGAATACTctaatttttgtttctctgATGTAGCATGGTGGTGGTCGGTGGTACGAGTTTGATGATAGCCATGTTTATCCCATCGGCCTGGAGAAGATAAAGACATCTGCTGCTTATCTTCTCTTCTACAGAAGAGTTGTAGAATAAAAACATCTGGGTCATCACTTGCCAAAACCATTCTAAGCTAGGTATTATTTGTTAgtgaaaatatcaaaattttgctGCCTTACAATTACCAATCTCAGAAGAGTAGCATTCTTTCATCTTTGGCATTGTTTAGTCTAAGTCGATAGTGTCTAGCATTGCAGAGGAAGGGAGATTAAAACGTAGAGTAGATGCCAGTGATGGCTGTAACATAGTAGCAATTCAAGAGGTGAGAGAGACTGAaggggattttttttttttttatacttatatCCATTTGTGAAAGGAAGTGtctagctttttcttttttcacatATTGAAAGTTTTACCAAAGGTTGTTGCTTTTAACCACTGTGAAGGTGTAATTTTGGTTAATGTTATTGTACAACTGATGATTGAACACTGAATTAATTCATTGATAGCTAATTCACGAGTTACCATTTTCAACATGCCATTATCTATGCAATGTTTCGTAAATTGTTGCCATTGCTTTCTCTTAAAGAATGTGAGTGTAGAACCCAAGTTACTGCTGCATGTCTGCGTTCATACTTAAATTCAGGATTTACTTAGGGGATGACTGGAGATTTGATGTCATTTGAAGAGAATCAAGTAAATTCTCAGGTTAAAAAAAGGTTAAATGACAggagatatttttatatataccaGGGTCAGATGGAAGATATCTGTTttctcactgagttttattaGTAATGGTGGACCACTTTTCCCCTCTTTCCCTTTTTGTGTAAGATGTGACTTGACTCTCTTGATAATTGTAGTACCATTGTACCCTGAGCCCAGTTAACTCCAGGACCACTCTCCCTTGGTTCACATTTGCCTCAGTTGCCTGTGGTTCTGATTTCTTGAGCACAATTGagtttttcattgaaaaattcCAACCTTTAATCTCTACATGATTATAATTATTGCTTTTGGTATGGTCAGTTTATTTGTTAGCTTTGAATTAAAGAGAAcacaaaattagaaaaaagaacaaaagattgaaattgaaaatttgcgGTATGATCCTCTGTGTGGGGGTGCAAAAGGGAGAGAACTTCAATTTGAGACAATTGACATGTGAACAAGAAggttaaattcaatttaaagaaaaatgttctACATAATCACGTGAAAGTTGTCCTGTTGAGGAATGCTTGGGTATTCTCGGTGTTGAGAATTGTGTTCACTTTGCAAGCCCATGTTACATGTTGTCGAATCCCACCAAAAACCCATGTTACAGGACGCTATGGATAAAAGAACTGCATGTGCTTGGACTGGTTCCACTGagaattgattctttaatTTCAAACTAGCCAGCTACtaattcttgttttcttttctttaaccCCTTTGGACATTGGATACTCATTGATTGAATCAAGTAAACTTTCATTGTAGTAAATACATGTTTCAATTGCCAGAGAATAGCCTCAGATTTCTGTGTGTCGTATTTACTTTTAGGTTCTGGAAGAAAGCCAAAGCTATCATGGTCTCAAATTGACAAGCATTTTCCTGAAACCCAAGAAATTAGAAAGGCAGGCagttctttcttttgctttgaTTGATTTGCTACTCTTGATAACTCAATTTCTGTTTGTTAGGAAATCACTATACAAACACTTTTCATGGATATGCTAAGGCTGGTAAATTTGTATGCATGGAACAATGATGATCTGATAGTATATGCATCACATTACTAAGAATGATTGATTCAGAGGACtccaaaagaaaggaaatacAAGCATTGCTTCTCATTTCCATTGATTATCATATGTAGGCAAATCCAAATCATCAGtcaatttcatataattatatgAGGACCAAAAATGTCCTTCAACTTGTTCTATGAAAAATTGTTTGCTTCCAAAATTATAGACAAATCTCCACCTTTTTCCAACTATCAAAGTCTAATCTATCTAATCAGAATAGATAGataatatctattttttttaccagacgaaaaatcgaatattaattgatattattaattttcaatatagAATAAATAATAGTAATCTATAATTTAGATATGAATCAAGATATCGTatgttaattaaaatttatatttaaattcaaaattttaaattaaattattctgATTGcaaaatagaataatttatGACGATGAATCAATTTTATGACTATCTTGGTAAGCTATCAagtaacaaaattttcttgGAAGCCTTATCTCGAAATAAATCAACTAAGCTTTAattatgtataaatatatgtttGTATGCATTACGTGAGAAGCAAGGTGATGAAAAGAAGTGAAAGTGAAGGATACAAATTAAGGAGGACAGAATATGTGGTAGACAATTTATACAAGTGAGATTGTACACGGAagctttatttattattttggagGACACTGACACCGGACTATACTTAGGAccacaaaataatttttaaatctcttttcttttaacagaaaaagaaaaataaataaataaatagaattGGAAAAGAACAGTCTCCTCTTGCACCACTATATATCATTAGACATTCTTTGGAAGAAATAATGTTTATTAGCTTCTTACATAGTTGATGACCCTAAATATGCTAATCCTTTTTAATTCTAAGAATTAAAtgagttattatttttaaatcccAAAAACTTAGTTATgattattcaaaataattttaaaaagcaATGGATGtataatataatgaaaatgaatggTACCCTTAATTATTATGAGTTAGAGTTGTTGTTTTCATGTGATGACGAGTCTACATGTGTTACATAAATAGCAGCTACATTGGAGTGGTCCAATTTTAACATTGTCCTGCGGGAAAATTAGATCAGATCGAAACAAAATCCAAGGAGTCatcatttaattaagttggtgACATTTGGTTTTGGATTTTGGCATCGCTTTCGAGATAATAAGACGAACAAGCAGCCACCATacgaaatttcttttttctttttcttttattttccttgatCTTGAACTGGAAAAGCAATTTTCAATTGACATAATTGAAGAAAGCATTACAAAGACTACACCATTGTGACATCTCTTTCATGCCCCAATAGAGTATTATGGAGTCTCCCTCAGCCAAAAATATGTCACATATTTAagaatatatatgtgtgtgtatatataatatcaatattatttatatttttaatgttacCGATGAGAATATGAGATCTTCTCTTAATGGTAAAACGGAAGTAGCTGGATTTAGCATCTCTTTCATGCCCACATATGAGTATTATGGCTTAAACAACACAAGCTTGagtttaaatttgattaaacatCTCACTCTTGCTTTCATCTCAAACCTTATATATCAGAAAAAGACAATCATACATACAATACGTACATGCATGTCATAAAGCCCAATTTCAAGGGTCTTATTAGCCACAAAATTGAGACAAAACAAAACCTAACCCATCCCGACTTGTTTGCaagattgatttttatattcaatcaaaatttggattaatacattttttttaaaggttgGATTAATACTGGTTACATAATCAAATTTACCACATTGAAGAAATATTAATGacaaacatatattttttttttggagaagGGGCTATTTTGGattaattcttttcttaaaaaaggcttgagatattttattaaaaatcataatcATCGTGtcattaaaatcttttacGAGAGTGACAAAGTAAAAGACTTCTGATGACATTAATTAATCCGGTTAAACGTAAGTCTTTGTACAATTCTTGTGAGCGTTGCGTATAAAAACAAAGCAGTGCCTCTAACCCTATAACCCTACACAAAGTCAAGTTTCCTTTCCCTCTATGCCGACATGATAAACAACCTTAACAGCAAGCCAGAACTTATAAGCCACACTGGTAAGAGTGAGGGGATTTAGGACTTAAActatgtttgtttttttttttttttttacccttTTCCCTTTGCTTTCTTAATCAGGCAAAAAAGATCATATACATCCTTTTAGAAAGTCCCCTGTGACAAGTGCTGTCCAACGAGATTGTATGTCTGTATTTCCCAAATTCCACAAGTAAAACCAAGTAATACAACGCTAGCTAgtgatgatgataatgaaGCATTTTAT from Theobroma cacao cultivar B97-61/B2 chromosome 9, Criollo_cocoa_genome_V2, whole genome shotgun sequence harbors:
- the LOC18590163 gene encoding ubiquitin carboxyl-terminal hydrolase 8; protein product: MVGLPSVDSSDSTGRVDSDNIINDNNNSDQRVYFVPFRWWKDAQDSTSGESDVKKGILFTATPGTSYAGPMKLINNIFNSDLAFNLRKEEDSLHNGENGEVGVSGRDYALVPGEMWLQALKWHSDAKVAAKGGKSFSAAEDDMADVYPLQLRLSVPRETNSLGVKISKKDNAVELFRRACKIFSVDSEQLRIWDFSGQTTLYFVNDRNRFLKDCQRQSDQEILLELQVYGLSDSMKGREGKKDEMSGQHPTNCSSGASVMINGCTGTANSTSFGTNASTFCGRSGEAGSLGLTGLQNLGNTCFMNSAIQCLAHTPKMIDYFLGDYCREINHDNPLGMNGEIASAFGDLLRKLWAPGATPVAPRTFKAKLARFAPQFSGFNQHDSQELLAFLLDGLHEDLNRVKSKPYVEVRDGEGRQDEEVANEYWQNHLARNDSIIVDVCQGQFKSTLVCPECKKVSITFDPFMYLSLPLPSTTLRTMTVTVISTDGTSQPSPFTITVPKSGRFEDLIQALSVACSLGANETLLVAEIYNNRIIRFLEEPADSLSLIRDDDRLVAYQLNKDMVKAPSVVFMHQQMEEQYIHGKLTSSWKTFGIPLVARLSNVVNGSDIHGLYLKLLNPFQIRAEEVLDDCDTSESTAVEDISQKEHGSSPVSNGFEKHPDANGVVSPSECELQFYLTDEKGIVKESQIIMGETVPAAGVSGRLHVLASWPEKYVKEYDTQLLSSLPQIFKSCFFTKRPQESVSLYKCLQAFLMEEPLGPEDMWYCPGCKEHRQASKKLDLWRLPEILVIHLKRFSYSRFLKNKLETFVDFPIDDLDLSNYIAYRNGELSNRYMLYAVSNHYGSMGGGHYTAFVHHGGGRWYEFDDSHVYPIGLEKIKTSAAYLLFYRRVVE